From Harpia harpyja isolate bHarHar1 chromosome 21, bHarHar1 primary haplotype, whole genome shotgun sequence, one genomic window encodes:
- the EMP2 gene encoding epithelial membrane protein 2 — MLILLAFIIVFHITSAALLFISTIDNAWWVGDNFSTDVWRICATNTSTCVAITDQFREYQSIQAVQATMILSTIFCCVAFLVFILQLFRLKQGERFVLTSIIQLLSCLCVMIAASIYTDRHEELHKSNGYGTEVSKGQYGYSFVLAWIAFAFTLISGVMYLVLRKRK, encoded by the exons ATGTTGATTCTTCTGGCTTTCATTATTGTGTTTCACATAacctcagcagcactgctgttcATCTCAACTATTGACAAT gCCTGGTGGGTAGGAGATAATTTTTCTACAGATGTCTGGAGAATATGTGCCACGAATACTAGCACCTGTGTGGCTATTACTGATCAGTTCAGAG AATATCAATCAATTCAGGCTGTTCAGGCCACCATGATCCTATCTACTATTTTCTGTTGTGTGGCATTTCTGGTTTTCATTCTTCAACTCTTCCGTCTAAAACAAGGAGAAAGATTTGTGTTAACCTCTATTATCCAGCTCCTGTCAT gtCTGTGTGTTATGATTGCAGCTTCCATTTATACAGATAGGCACGAAGAACTACACAAGAGCAATGGTTATGGCACTGAAGTTTCTAAAGGCCAATATGGCTATTCCTTCGTCTTAGCCTGGATTGCATTTGCCTTTACTCTGATCAGTGGGGTTATGTACCTAGTATTAAGGAAGCGTAAATAA